In Zingiber officinale cultivar Zhangliang chromosome 1A, Zo_v1.1, whole genome shotgun sequence, a genomic segment contains:
- the LOC122028773 gene encoding poly(U)-specific endoribonuclease-like isoform X2 yields the protein MEGLVKGLLNVALDAIGGDDGEDSRRQGEERSRSTWAQVVSSGDAEGEGDSGRRRNQSGARKASGEGNDGDWETVSGRRKHPQEDSRKRPQKVPAETWSTYKKHPDEQEYMAHTQHAANVEPTREELHDLSKACSRLWELDLNRLVPGKDYEIECGRGKKVYQEEDMAQGSLFTWLSDSVLRQPTYSRFCSLLDNYNPDEGCREVVTSEEKHEQVAFIEEISRTAPIKYLYHYLVSKEIITENFEQFKRMMTSLWFDLYGRGGVSGSSSAFEHVFVGEIKRKEEKEVSGFHNWTQFYLEEAKGTVNYHGYILPRRRGECPDSETQVLSIQFEWNGILKSVSTVLVGVSPEFEIALYTLCFFAGEEDNHVQLGPYFVNIKCYRLGRDKIGSAFPIAEN from the exons ATGGAAGGCCTCGTCAAAGGCTTGCTGAACGTGGCCCTGGACGCCATTGGCGGCGACGACGGCGAAGACTCGCGGCGTCAGGGCGAGGAGCGCTCCAGATCCACTTGGGCCCAG GTGGTCTCCTCCGGGGATGCAGAGGGTGAGGGCGACTCCGGCCGCCGCCGAAACCAATCGGGCGCCAGaaag GCGAGCGGCGAAGGAAATGATGGAGACTGGGAGACCGTAAGCGGTAGGAGGAAGCATCCGCAGGAGGATTCACGGAAGAGACCTCAAAAG GTACCAGCAGAAACCTGGAGTACATACAAAAAACATCCTGATGAGCAAGAGTATATGGCTCATACCCAGCATGCTGCAAATGTAGAACCAACAAGAGAGGAGCTTCATGACCTTTCAAAAGCATGTAGTAGATTGTGGGAACTTGATTTAAATCGATTGGTTCCTGGCAAAGACTACGAGATCGAGTGTGGCAGAGGAAAAAAAGTCTATCAAGAAGAAGACATGGCTCAAGGCAGCCTCTTCACTTGGTTGAGTGATTCGGTCCTAAGACAACCCACTTATTCTAGGTTTTGTTCTCTTCTTGATAACTACAATCCAGATGAAGGGTGCAGAGAAGTGGTCACCTCAGAAGAGAAGCATGAGCAAGTTGCATTTATTGAGGAAATTAGCAGGACTGCACCAATCAAGTATCTTTATCACTATCTAGTTTCCAAGGAAATTATAACTGAAAATTTTGAGCAGTTCAAGAGAATGATGACCAGCTTATGGTTCGATTTGTATGGTCGAGGTGGAGTTTCCGGTTCTTCATCAGCCTTCGAACATGTATTTGTTGGAGAGATCAAAAGGAAGGAAGAGAAAGAGGTCTCTGGGTTTCACAACTGGACTCAG TTTTATTTGGAAGAGGCTAAAGGAACCGTCAATTACCATGGTTATATTCTACCAAGAAGACGCGGTGAATGT CCAGATTCCGAGACCCAAGTGCTATCAATTCAGTTCGAGTGGAACGGCATTCTGAAATCTGTCTCCACTGTTCTTGTTGGAGTGAGCCCAGAATTTGAGATTGCTCTTTATACTCTCTGCTTCTTTGCTGGTGAAGAAGACAACCATGTTCAGCTAGGCCCTTATTTTGTCAATATAAAGTGCTACCGACTGGGAAGGGACAAGATTGGATCTGCATTTCCCATTGCTGAAAATTAA
- the LOC122028773 gene encoding poly(U)-specific endoribonuclease-like isoform X1 → MEGLVKGLLNVALDAIGGDDGEDSRRQGEERSRSTWAQVVSSGDAEGEGDSGRRRNQSGARKASGEGNDGDWETVSGRRKHPQEDSRKRPQKSWQVPAETWSTYKKHPDEQEYMAHTQHAANVEPTREELHDLSKACSRLWELDLNRLVPGKDYEIECGRGKKVYQEEDMAQGSLFTWLSDSVLRQPTYSRFCSLLDNYNPDEGCREVVTSEEKHEQVAFIEEISRTAPIKYLYHYLVSKEIITENFEQFKRMMTSLWFDLYGRGGVSGSSSAFEHVFVGEIKRKEEKEVSGFHNWTQFYLEEAKGTVNYHGYILPRRRGECPDSETQVLSIQFEWNGILKSVSTVLVGVSPEFEIALYTLCFFAGEEDNHVQLGPYFVNIKCYRLGRDKIGSAFPIAEN, encoded by the exons ATGGAAGGCCTCGTCAAAGGCTTGCTGAACGTGGCCCTGGACGCCATTGGCGGCGACGACGGCGAAGACTCGCGGCGTCAGGGCGAGGAGCGCTCCAGATCCACTTGGGCCCAG GTGGTCTCCTCCGGGGATGCAGAGGGTGAGGGCGACTCCGGCCGCCGCCGAAACCAATCGGGCGCCAGaaag GCGAGCGGCGAAGGAAATGATGGAGACTGGGAGACCGTAAGCGGTAGGAGGAAGCATCCGCAGGAGGATTCACGGAAGAGACCTCAAAAG AGTTGGCAGGTACCAGCAGAAACCTGGAGTACATACAAAAAACATCCTGATGAGCAAGAGTATATGGCTCATACCCAGCATGCTGCAAATGTAGAACCAACAAGAGAGGAGCTTCATGACCTTTCAAAAGCATGTAGTAGATTGTGGGAACTTGATTTAAATCGATTGGTTCCTGGCAAAGACTACGAGATCGAGTGTGGCAGAGGAAAAAAAGTCTATCAAGAAGAAGACATGGCTCAAGGCAGCCTCTTCACTTGGTTGAGTGATTCGGTCCTAAGACAACCCACTTATTCTAGGTTTTGTTCTCTTCTTGATAACTACAATCCAGATGAAGGGTGCAGAGAAGTGGTCACCTCAGAAGAGAAGCATGAGCAAGTTGCATTTATTGAGGAAATTAGCAGGACTGCACCAATCAAGTATCTTTATCACTATCTAGTTTCCAAGGAAATTATAACTGAAAATTTTGAGCAGTTCAAGAGAATGATGACCAGCTTATGGTTCGATTTGTATGGTCGAGGTGGAGTTTCCGGTTCTTCATCAGCCTTCGAACATGTATTTGTTGGAGAGATCAAAAGGAAGGAAGAGAAAGAGGTCTCTGGGTTTCACAACTGGACTCAG TTTTATTTGGAAGAGGCTAAAGGAACCGTCAATTACCATGGTTATATTCTACCAAGAAGACGCGGTGAATGT CCAGATTCCGAGACCCAAGTGCTATCAATTCAGTTCGAGTGGAACGGCATTCTGAAATCTGTCTCCACTGTTCTTGTTGGAGTGAGCCCAGAATTTGAGATTGCTCTTTATACTCTCTGCTTCTTTGCTGGTGAAGAAGACAACCATGTTCAGCTAGGCCCTTATTTTGTCAATATAAAGTGCTACCGACTGGGAAGGGACAAGATTGGATCTGCATTTCCCATTGCTGAAAATTAA
- the LOC122028786 gene encoding AP-2 complex subunit mu-like gives MPVAASAIYFLNLRGDVLINRLYRDDVGGNMVDAFRIHIMQTKELGTCPVRQIGGCSFLYMRISNVYIVIVVSSNANVACAFKFVAEAVVLFKSYFGGAFDEDAIRNNFVLIYELLDEIMDFGYPQNLSPEILKLYITQEGVRSPFSSKHSDKPVPNATLQVTGAVGWRREGLLYKKNEVFLDIVESVNLLMSSKGSVLRCDVSGKILMKCFLSGMPDLKLGLNDKIGLEKESQLKSRPIKSGKTIELDDVTFHQCVNLTRFNSEKTVSFVPPDGEFELMKYRITEGVNLPFRVLPTIKELGRTRMEVNVKVKSVFGAKMFALGVVVKVPVPKQTAKTSFQVTSGRAKYNASIDCLVWKIKKFPGQTESTMSAEVELISTMVEKKSWTRPPIQMEFQVPMFTASGLRVRFLKVWEKSGYNTVEWVRYITKAGSYEIRC, from the exons ATGCCTGTCGCGGCATCTGCTATTTACTTCTTGAATCTGCGCGGAGATGTCCTCATTAATCGTCTCTACCGCGATGATGTTGG TGGAAATATGGTGGATGCTTTTCGGATCCATATCATGCAAACAAAAGAACTTGGCACATGTCCTGTTCGGCAAATTGGAGGATGTTCCTTTCTCTACATGAGAATTAGCAATGTGTACATTGTGATTGTCGTTAGCAGCAATGCCAATGTTGCATGTGCTTTCAAGTTCGTCGCTGAG GCTGTTGTGCTATTTAAATCATATTTTGGGGGTGCATTTGATGAAGATGCCATCCGGAATAACTTTGTTCTGATTTATGAACTTCTTGATG AGATTATGGATTTTGGTTACCCCCAAAATCTTTCACCTGAAATTTTGAAGCTTTACATCACGCAGGAAGGTGTTCGCTCACCATTTTCCTCCAAG CACTCTGATAAGCCTGTCCCCAATGCAACTCTACAAGTTACAGGTGCTGTTGGTTGGAGACGTGAGGGTCTTTTGTACAAGAAAAATGAG GTCTTCCTGGACATCGTTGAAAGTGTTAATCTTCTTATGTCCTCCAAAG GCAGTGTTCTACGTTGTGATGTGTCTGGAAAGATTCTGATGAAGTGCTTTCTTTCTGGGATGCCTGACCTAAAATTAGGATTAAATGATAAGATTGGTCTTGAAAAGGAATCACAGCTCAAATCCAGGCCTATTAAAAG TGGAAAGACCATTGAACTAGATGATGTCACTTTTCATCAATGTGTAAATTTGACGAGGTTCAACTCAGAAAAGACTGTCAGTTTTGTACCTCCTGATGGTGAATTTGAATTGATGAA GTATCGTATAACCGAGGGTGTAAATCTTCCATTTCGGGTACTACCAACAATCAAGGAATTGGGTAGAACAAGAATGGAAGTAAATGTCAAG GTTAAAAGTGTATTTGGTGCCAAAATGTTTGCTCTTGGTGTTGTGGTGAAAGTTCCTGTTCCTAAGCAAACTGCAAAAACAAGTTTCCAAGTGACATCTGGTCGAGCCAAGTACAACGCTTCTATAGATTGTTTAGTGTGGAA GATCAAGAAATTTCCTGGACAAACTGAGTCAACCATGAGTGCGGAGGTTGAGTTAATTTCAACAATGGTTGAAAAGAAATCATGGACACGACCACCTATTCAAATGGAATTCCAG GTACCAATGTTCACTGCATCAGGTCTGCGGGTCCGGTTTCTGAAG GTATGGGAGAAAAGCGGTTATAACACAGTTGAATGGGTTCGTTACATCACCAAAGCTGGATCATATGAAATTAGATGTTAG
- the LOC122028768 gene encoding uncharacterized protein At2g39795, mitochondrial-like, with protein MAFSAAFRRATSAAAHFTIRSLSSSPHTRLLTVVHPLSLRHAISERIALPHPRAAFFSSNAMKPTSDVNLLRVIDSEIKCAKESEDHDRVEEIPVGFPFEIKDDKGMNTVTLKRNYHGESIEVIVSMPSLVTGEEPDNQPDNDEEDDDQEERPSQSSIPLTVIVSKGKGPSLEFSCAAYPDEVTIDSMSVRENKESDDEMLAYEGPDFNDLDENLQKAFHKYLEIRGISPLTTNFLHEYMINKDGREYLLWLNNLKQFIQK; from the exons ATGGCGTTCTCTGCAGCCTTCCGCCGTGCCACTTCTGCTGCTGCTCATTTCACTATCCGCTCTCTTTCTAGCAGTCCGCACACTCGCCTCTTGACTGTTGTTCATCCACTGTCTCTGAGGCATGCCATCTCAGAGAGAATTGCTTTGCCTCATCCTCGCGCTGCATTTTTCTCTTCTAATGCAATGAAGCCAACCTCCGATGTGAACCTCCTCCGTGTTATTGATTCGGAGATAAAGTGCGCTAAGGAGTCTGAAGATCATGATCGG GTGGAGGAGATACCTGTTGGCTTTCCTTTTGAGATCAAAGATGACAAGGGAATGAACACTGTTACTCTGAAAAGAAACTATCATGGAGAGAGTATCGAGGTCATAGTTTCCATGCCTAGCCTTGTCACCGGCGAGGAACCAGATAATCAACCTGACAATGACGAAGAAGATGATGATCAAGAGGAGAGGCCTAGTCAATCTAGCATCCCTCTCACCGTAATTGTATCAAAAGGAAAGGGGCCAAGTTTGGAGTTCTCGTGTGCTGCCTATCCTGACGAAGTTACCATTGATAGCATGTCTGTAAGAGAAAACAAAGAATCTGATGATGAGATGCTTGCATACGAAGGACCTGATTTCAA TGATCTGGATGAGAATCTGCAGAAAGCTTTCCACAAGTATCTAGAGATAAGAGGAATTTCTCCCTTGACAACCAACTTTCTGCATGAATACATGATCAATAAAGACGGCCGTGAGTACCTGCTGTGGTTGAACAATTTGAAGCAGTTTATCCAAAAGTAG
- the LOC122001744 gene encoding RING-H2 finger protein ATL5-like, which translates to MDGLPPPPPPPFVIVDPLPLAVDPNNFPPPASSSSSISLGSTLLIITAVLGFSFVVCLFIRLGLRLRRSSALVAPAPVLSRTDPSDSVPEELTNKNNNNSAPIVSRLSLLELSSSLAAHSKSSPDCAVCLHSFLPDEHIRRLPTCSHAFHAECVDTWIRNSPSCPLCRAPVASPPLPPPSTAARHVKMTTRGSQGGSSVRGGSRNLSLPPLLASPPRRRFYSTGSSIANLMEEDVEAAMERIWEQSDYEASTSAYRGPSPQRNEIWAAMGSGGRRGSLMDSMDLSSLSPSFRSAASSFRHSIPSTDQDQEEASGGEGGQISPGIGRRRRTSSQPCTSGS; encoded by the coding sequence ATGGACGGTCTCCCTCCGCCGCCTCCGCCACCGTTTGTTATCGTCGATCCCCTGCCGCTGGCGGTTGATCCGAACAACTTCCCACCgcccgcctcctcctcctcttcgatATCTTTGGGCTCGACGCTTCTCATCATCACAGCCGTCCTCGGCTTCAGTTTCGTCGTTTGCCTCTTCATCCGCCTCGGCCTCCGCCTCCGACGCTCTTCTGCCCTGGTCGCCCCCGCTCCTGTCCTCTCTCGCACCGATCCATCCGATTCCGTCCCCGAGGAGCTAACCAACAAGAACAACAACAACTCGGCGCCGATCGTCTCCCGCCTCTCTCTCCTGGAGCTCAGCTCCTCCCTCGCCGCGCACTCCAAATCCTCTCCTGACTGTGCTGTCTGTCTCCACTCCTTCCTCCCTGACGAGCATATCCGCCGCCTTCCCACCTGCAGCCACGCCTTTCACGCGGAATGCGTCGACACATGGATCCGGAACTCCCCGTCCTGCCCTCTCTGCCGCGCCCCTGTCGCATCTCCTCCGCTTCCGCCACCTTCGACAGCTGCGCGTCACGTCAAAATGACGACCAGAGGAAGCCAAGGGGGAAGCTCAGTGCGAGGCGGATCGAGGAACTTATCTCTCCCCCCTCTTCTGGCTTCGCCACCCCGCCGCCGCTTCTACTCGACCGGATCGTCTATCGCTAACCTGATGGAAGAGGATGTGGAGGCGGCAATGGAGCGAATCTGGGAGCAATCGGACTACGAAGCTTCGACCTCCGCCTACAGGGGGCCATCTCCGCAGAGAAATGAGATCTGGGCGGCCATGGGTAGCGGGGGTAGGAGGGGGAGTCTGATGGATTCCATGGACCTCTCGTCCCTGTCCCCATCCTTCCGGTCTGCGGCGTCGTCATTCCGGCACTCCATCCCGTCGACCGACCAAGACCAAGAGGAAGCCTCCGGCGGCGAAGGGGGCCAGATTTCACCCGGAATTGGGAGGCGGAGGAGGACCTCCTCTCAGCCGTGTACCAGTGGATCATAG